One Dunckerocampus dactyliophorus isolate RoL2022-P2 chromosome 15, RoL_Ddac_1.1, whole genome shotgun sequence genomic window, TCCTGCAGGTGGTTCTTTGTGGCGGCTCGGCCCGCATCCCTCGTCTGCAGCAGATGATGCGCGAGATGTTCCCCGATGTGGAACTCCTCTTCTCAGCTCCTCCTGATGAGGTCATTGCAGTGGGGGCGGCCCTCCAGGCAGGTTTATTGGTCGGCAGGGACCACCATGTTGCTGACGACGAACCTGTCCAAGTTGATGTGTCTGCCTCAGACATACTAGTTAAGGTCAGGAGACTCCACGGTTGCTGGCACATTCGACATTACAGTTCATAAGTGTCATTGAATTGATTTCATGAATTAAAGACCCCCCATGTTGTTAAATGTAACTTCTTGCGGGTGCTTTGTCAGGAGGTGGATGAATCCGGAGGGGAGGCATTCACCGTGCTTCTGCAGTCCGGCTTGCCGCTCCCTGCACGCAGACATCACACCCTTAGTGGGGGAGGCCAACTCTCCTCCGTCTGCCTAGAGATTTACCAGAGATATGCCGCCGAGCAGCCAGAGAAGCTTGCCAAGGTACAGAAAGAGCCCACACTCACCTCTTAGATAAAATGATTGATCCCTCTGTGCTCTGCAATGTCTGAAGTGATCAAAAACTAGCAATGAGTCTTCACGTATGATAATGATGCTATTTACATGAATGAAATGTAAGCCTTTGTCTTCTGGTACAGATTATCCTGCGTGACCTGCAGCCCCAAGATGACCACCACAACGTTGACACTGTAGTCACTATGACGAGGTATGGAGCCTTTTTTCCATCACtcggtgtgtgtgcgtgtgtgcctcactgtgtatgtgtttgtgttgcagggATGGTTCCGTCCACGTTTCCTGTGTAGAGCAGAACTCtgggaggtcagaggtcatcaCCATAGCTGCTGCATCCTGATACCACTGCTGTACAAGTCCAGAACACAGTACAccctgtcactgcgcaatacgtacccggaacgcaatcagTGCCGCGCATGCGCAAGGACTATGTCACTTCCTCTTTGAgctaatttttacgacagcacttctgcgacgtcacgtgctgtggtacttattattttttaaatatatgactAAAAATGGTCAATAACTATACTTCCTATATATGTAAaatgttgggaggttattttataagtgactcttgttaaaatacttcgtTAGCATGGTAATGTTTCTATTATGACTACGTAGTTCTATTATGAGCTACATAAAAACttgcaatgcacgtagcgcagatgTAAACGTCATCCAGTTACGtgtaacatacatacataaatagaataaaacacacaaaatgcagttatatttcaatggaaacaaccataagtagagtgcaatgatggattcatctaGAGGAGTCAgctttttcaggttttttttctaaacggggaaataccatgcatccaaacatatcttccaagtaaatgttttgtgtattttttcagtgtcgaaaaaaaaaatgtaaaaaaaggtatggcacaaagaaaagagggcttattaattgtccacttgcaccgtggatatgatataagaaaaaaaaacattgattatGTTATTTGTCAACTTTCTATCTATCTTAATTTGTTTTTGAGAGTAGAGGGAGGAcgcttgctgccgtaaaatagatcgacggatggcgAAGATAATACATGCCTAACGTGACTGCCGAAAAGTAGGCCGACCGGacgtagacgcgttctgcacatgtgtagaacccagttgaaccgattgcgttccgggttcGTATTGCACAGTGACACACACTGCCACATGCtgttcctgatttttttttttactgtttagaattcaataaaaactaaatgcaATTCTACGGACTGAAATGTGTTACCTTTTTGGCCTCTTAAGTCCTTTTAATACTTTAGTACTAACAGTGCCTTGCATGTTGTGGTACTTATCAGTATGAGCAAACTTATGCACACAAAATGCAAGTGTGCGATTGAGACACAGTCGGGCTTTTTGaaatgtgcaggtgtacctaatattgtgaccAGTGGGCGTAAATCTGTTTGGTCTGTCATCATAGTCATAATGGAGGCGGTATGATTCCATCGTGGCAAATAATATTTGTATCCCCAGTGTTGTATGGCACATAACAATTGGAAGATGCcgagtgggatacattgtgatCGTTTGTGAAGGCTTCTTTCATCATGTAATAGTTATGGGTATACTGTATTGTAgagaatgacaaaaaacattgctCCACTGTTTGTTCAAACATTTTATATTGCATGATATTGAAATGATATGCACTGAAACAGGAATACTAACAATAGTCCTTGTCTGTGCTTTTTTAAGAATGGAGATTGTACAGTCTTTGGGTGTCACTATTGCTTCCTTCATAACAGCAGTAAACATACACAACCCATACTAAACTACATCTCGATCTGTGTAGTTTAAAACCGGGGCCTCTCCTTTACAATGTATTCCCTGAAGTTGACTATTATTTCTTCCTCTTGTACCATTTAGCAGACATGCTCAGGGACGATGCGACACTTGAGGATCTTCAGGTAGTTCTGGATCTTGTCGGAGTCTCGGCGAAAGCAGTAGAGGAGCTCGTAGTCTTTCATCAGGCGCCACTCGGCACTTTCAGAGGGCAATATATCCTCCAAAGATGACAGGCTACTGACCGAGTTGCTTATTATTCCCAGCATCTGCATCTAAGGTAGTGCGATAGCACACAATTacaacacaataacaacatatGTATGTGTACATGCACTATGTAtatgctgtgtgtgtatataatatatactgtatgatcataatcatttttattataatgacaaattatattattttacatgCAAAGTGCAGGCAATGAAACATGTTACGACCTTTCTTTTGGTGGAAGAAAAGCTTGTCATCATCAAAGCATTATGGACAGTTTGATTGCAGAGGGAGAGAGGGCTGCGTAAGCCAACACTGCCGGCAAGTGGCTAACTGATGCAGAGATGCACCTCGTGGTTTTTGAAATTCCTACACAGGCCTCAAATTTAAATTATGTGGCTTTCTAAAAACTTACTATgcatcatttgtattttttacacaGTAAGTAAATTGTAACTGCCACTGGCTTTGAAGATTAGTTGTTATTTGGTAAGCATTTCACTGCATGTGACTTTGTTTgctacattttatatttataatataaaatataaaaatcaaaattttacCTGCTTGGATTTTTAGGTTATAGTGTGATTTTAGGCCAATAAGCCCAACTAGACATGATTCGAAATACTTTAGTTAAGATAGCAACAGCAGCCATGGTCACTATTTGTTTCAGACGTGCTTAAAAAGTTGCATTAAGAATTATTTATCACAGGTGCACAATTCTGCATGTGcgaagcaggaagaagcagcgcTTATTCAATCCTACCACCACTCAATTTGTTCACATCCATCCTATGTTTAACAACACTTGcgttgacattttattttcataacaagcTCACTTCCTATGTTGAAGTGTCACCATTTTTTTGGAGCTTTATGGAGCGTACCTTCTCGGCCACTTTCTCCACGCCTTTGCGTAGCTCGTGCACCATGTTGCTCATCTCGAGAGCTTTATCCAAGCTGAAGTTGGCCAGGTCATGCTGGTGGGCCGTGATCTGGTGGAAATGCCACAGGGGGTCCCTCCACGCCACCAGGAGCTTCAGGATCACCTCTGTTAGCTCCTCTCGCTACAGTAACACAATggaaaattgttggaaaatggcAAAATCTTTGAATAGGAAACCTAAATGTTGCTGCATAATAAACTAGATGATTATAAATTCAGTTTATAACCtgcaaaaaaagtacaaaaattccAAATAAATATACTGTCTCATAATTTAAATTACAGTGCATATCACATGGACATTGCAATGCGGTGACGGCGTATAACGTTCCCAAAAGGTTCACTCACCGCCATCCTTTGAGCGTTCTCCTTGCCGTTGGGGGTCAGGAGGGTGGAGGTGTGACAGTTGCGGCTGACCCTGCCAATATGATTCTTGCTGGGCAGGAAGTGCTGCTCCTGGTCGACGGCCGTGGAAATCCGAGAATGAAATGCCAAAGGGGGTCACGTAAATGTCATGGTCTTACGACACGGAAGTGATGAATGAAATAGTAAAATTCATTCAACATGCAACGAGACCCCGTTCAATTAGAAGCTGTATTGATGATGCTATTACACTCTTGATTTAACATTGTTTATTCATGTGGTTTTCATATTGTTTCTCAATATGGTCACCAAAATAATAGGAACAGCTCTTGGTATACTCGACATCACAGAAAATAACCACAATGAGTAACAAAATGTTGTTGATCCAAAACAGTATTACTACAGTATCTTTGCAAAAGCAGATGATTTTTTCTATTGCATCTTATGATATTGTGTGCCTaagatttaaaaatgttttaatagtttttaaaagttttcTTTTCAGTTGGACCTTGATAAAACACGaatatacatgaaaaaaaaattgctattttttaGACAATATTGAGGTCAGTTTCACGCCTGTATTCACTATcctttttctatactgcttttcctcattagggtcgcggggaagctggagccaatcccagctgacttcagacgAGAGGTGGGGGACTTACTACTCGATATTTATTTAACTAAGGTATTTATCATATATCCTGTACTTCTTACCGCTTTaactcatacatacatactctaCATACTAAACTAAATCATTACCGCTACCCTTTATAAACAAGTATACATCACTGCTCATTAGAAGCACAGTATTaaattgttaaatgaatgcCTCTATAGCAGAGTCAATCAAAAACTaagcttttttttctattttgtacctagcatttaaaaatacatgttaaCAGTTTATAAAAGTGTAGTATTTTGATTAaacctttgtaaaaaaaacaacataataataataatgactgaACCCAAATAGTCAGTAACAATAGTGCATATAGACATAGCAAACACAAAGACATTTTAATCAAACATGAATATCCAGCATGAAAACTGACTTACAAGCTCCGAGTGCAGGCCGTTGGAGATGCCGTGCATCC contains:
- the prl2 gene encoding prolactin 2, with translation MPGNLTSVWVLLVCLTLGSELTDVAAAPFCTNAPGRCGILSLANLFDRVIQHSARMHGISNGLHSELEQHFLPSKNHIGRVSRNCHTSTLLTPNGKENAQRMAREELTEVILKLLVAWRDPLWHFHQITAHQHDLANFSLDKALEMSNMVHELRKGVEKVAEKMQMLGIISNSVSSLSSLEDILPSESAEWRLMKDYELLYCFRRDSDKIQNYLKILKCRIVPEHVC